One stretch of Chryseobacterium indologenes DNA includes these proteins:
- a CDS encoding DUF389 domain-containing protein, which yields MMGKFLRFINLHFGEEDKEKVLENITDNISFRGSNLWILACAIVIASVGLNVNSTAVIIGAMLISPLMGPIVGAGFALGTYNFQLLKRSVKNLLIATIVSLLVSFIYFFLSPFKETQSELLARTSPNIYDVLIAFFGGLVGVIAITRVKQGNPIPGVAIATALMPPLCTAGYGIAIGNWSYFAGAFYLYTINCFFICIATFLIIKYLKYKPIALIDRKYERHIRYGITALIIIMIVPSSYLAYNLLNQKKFTQNIDQFINNEFTQKGYTIIYKKINYNASPKTVELAFLSKKFGKSEMDTINKKLQNMGIANTRLVIKQDATDIKSEILNEIGQRNNVLSEKDLVINQLRQQLDKYTVKDSSLIKEIHILFPDFNHISIGKVTNFPNTDSANVSTVILYQSEKEEKEQEEKMKKWLSEKLSDKNAKVIRQ from the coding sequence ATGATGGGAAAATTTTTGAGGTTTATTAATCTTCATTTCGGAGAAGAGGATAAAGAGAAGGTTCTTGAGAACATCACCGATAATATTTCGTTCCGGGGCTCCAATCTATGGATTTTAGCCTGTGCTATTGTTATTGCATCTGTAGGGCTCAACGTAAACTCCACAGCAGTTATTATCGGGGCTATGCTTATATCCCCTCTTATGGGACCTATCGTGGGAGCTGGGTTTGCCTTAGGTACCTATAATTTTCAGTTGCTTAAAAGATCTGTTAAGAATCTTCTAATTGCCACTATAGTTAGCTTATTGGTATCTTTTATCTATTTTTTCTTAAGTCCTTTTAAAGAAACTCAATCTGAACTGTTAGCCCGTACATCCCCCAATATTTATGATGTTTTGATTGCTTTTTTTGGTGGTCTTGTAGGGGTTATAGCTATTACACGGGTAAAACAAGGTAATCCCATACCTGGGGTTGCCATTGCTACAGCATTAATGCCTCCCCTCTGTACAGCAGGATATGGAATTGCTATAGGAAACTGGAGTTATTTTGCAGGAGCGTTTTATCTTTATACCATCAACTGTTTTTTCATTTGTATTGCAACGTTTCTTATCATCAAATACCTGAAATATAAACCTATTGCACTGATAGACAGAAAATACGAAAGACACATACGATACGGGATAACAGCGTTGATTATTATTATGATTGTGCCCAGCTCTTATCTCGCTTATAATCTTTTGAATCAGAAAAAGTTTACTCAAAATATTGATCAGTTCATCAATAATGAATTTACCCAAAAAGGATATACCATTATTTACAAAAAAATAAATTACAATGCTTCTCCAAAGACGGTAGAATTAGCCTTTCTATCTAAAAAATTTGGTAAAAGTGAGATGGATACCATCAATAAAAAGCTTCAAAATATGGGAATTGCTAACACCAGATTGGTTATTAAACAGGATGCTACCGATATTAAATCAGAAATACTTAACGAAATTGGACAACGGAATAATGTCCTGTCTGAAAAAGATCTTGTCATCAATCAATTAAGACAGCAATTGGATAAATATACCGTTAAAGACTCAAGTCTTATTAAGGAAATACATATTTTATTTCCGGATTTTAATCATATCTCTATTGGTAAAGTGACCAATTTCCCCAATACAGACAGCGCCAATGTAAGCACAGTAATTCTTTATCAGTCTGAAAAAGAAGAAAAAGAACAGGAGGAAAAAATGAAAAAATGGCTCTCGGAAAAATTATCCGATAAAAATGCCAAAGTTATTCGTCAATAA
- a CDS encoding GNAT family N-acetyltransferase — MNDINNEVKIISYEPQYKEVFKTLNEEWIKTFFVMESSDYKLLDNPEEHIINKGGYIVFALLDGEAVGTCALVRAQEEPLAFELSKMAVSPKAQGKKIGYLLGNALVEKAKALKAEKVFLETNSILVPAIKLYEKLGFKHTEITNPGYDRVDVQMELDLKE; from the coding sequence ATGAATGATATTAATAATGAAGTAAAAATTATAAGCTATGAACCTCAATATAAGGAGGTCTTTAAGACTTTAAACGAAGAATGGATCAAAACTTTCTTTGTTATGGAATCCAGTGATTATAAATTACTTGATAATCCGGAAGAGCATATTATCAATAAAGGTGGATATATTGTTTTTGCCTTGCTGGATGGCGAAGCGGTAGGTACTTGTGCACTGGTAAGAGCTCAGGAAGAACCTCTTGCTTTTGAGCTGTCAAAAATGGCAGTAAGTCCTAAAGCGCAGGGAAAGAAAATTGGTTATCTGCTGGGCAATGCTCTTGTGGAAAAAGCCAAAGCATTAAAAGCAGAAAAAGTATTTCTGGAAACTAACTCTATATTGGTTCCTGCCATAAAGTTATATGAAAAATTAGGATTTAAGCATACTGAAATTACCAATCCTGGTTATGATCGTGTAGATGTACAGATGGAACTGGACCTTAAGGAATAG
- a CDS encoding PLP-dependent aminotransferase family protein: protein MSKDVLYLKIANSVTEQIKSETLQFGDRLPSLRSAQKLYNVSLNTIKQAYMELESRSLVESRPKYGYYVSQTSQRKLALPSVAEMKISEGKNSPEDLIGKVFGTIAGTDVTQFALGIPGKSLLPVAKMKKCMIEVIKKKSDSGTNYEPVQGSVGLRREIAKWSIVMEGKITEDDLVITSGAMNGVYNCLMAVTQPGDYVAVESPVYFGILQAIQLLGLKAVEIPTHPITGVDLDALRKVLPKLSACCFVVNYNNPLGFQMPDENKKELVRMLTEYNVPLVEDDVYGNIYFGAGRPKPCKFYDEAGIVMWVGSVSKTLAPGYRVGWVAPGKFKEKIIRQKLVQTVSSPSLFSDVIADFLEHGRYDHHLRMFRKKLYANYLQIQKSVTQYFPDNTKISEPKGGFMLWLELDKRICTEDLYDEAVSQKVNFAPGRMFSQYNQYQNCMRLNYALEWTDRVESDLEKLGKMIKNRI, encoded by the coding sequence ATGTCTAAAGATGTTCTTTACCTTAAAATAGCCAATTCTGTCACGGAGCAGATCAAAAGTGAAACCCTGCAGTTTGGAGACCGGTTGCCTTCCTTAAGGAGTGCTCAAAAGCTATATAATGTTAGCCTAAATACGATAAAACAGGCCTATATGGAGCTTGAAAGCCGCTCTCTTGTAGAATCAAGACCAAAATACGGGTATTATGTAAGCCAGACTTCTCAACGGAAATTGGCATTACCTTCTGTTGCAGAGATGAAAATTTCTGAAGGAAAAAATAGTCCTGAAGATCTCATCGGAAAAGTGTTTGGTACTATTGCAGGAACAGATGTTACTCAATTTGCTCTGGGAATTCCGGGAAAAAGCCTTCTTCCTGTTGCCAAGATGAAGAAATGCATGATTGAAGTGATCAAGAAGAAGAGTGATAGTGGTACCAATTATGAACCAGTGCAGGGAAGTGTGGGGCTTAGACGGGAAATTGCCAAATGGTCCATTGTGATGGAGGGAAAGATTACTGAAGATGATCTGGTAATAACTTCTGGTGCAATGAATGGGGTTTACAACTGTCTGATGGCTGTTACCCAGCCGGGAGATTATGTAGCCGTTGAAAGTCCTGTTTATTTTGGAATTCTTCAGGCAATTCAGTTACTGGGGCTGAAGGCAGTGGAAATTCCTACCCATCCTATTACCGGGGTGGATCTGGATGCCTTAAGAAAGGTGTTGCCCAAGCTTTCTGCCTGCTGTTTTGTGGTGAATTACAATAATCCACTAGGATTTCAAATGCCGGATGAGAATAAGAAAGAGCTGGTAAGAATGCTTACTGAATATAATGTTCCGTTGGTGGAAGATGATGTCTATGGAAACATTTATTTTGGAGCCGGAAGACCCAAGCCCTGTAAATTTTATGATGAAGCCGGAATTGTCATGTGGGTAGGTTCAGTATCCAAGACCCTGGCTCCTGGCTATCGGGTAGGTTGGGTTGCCCCTGGGAAATTTAAAGAAAAAATTATCCGTCAGAAATTGGTACAGACCGTTTCTAGTCCGTCTTTATTTTCAGATGTGATTGCCGATTTCCTTGAACATGGACGCTATGATCATCATTTGAGGATGTTCAGAAAGAAATTGTATGCCAATTATTTACAGATTCAAAAGTCGGTGACACAGTATTTTCCGGATAATACTAAGATTTCAGAGCCGAAAGGAGGTTTTATGCTATGGCTGGAACTTGATAAAAGAATTTGTACCGAAGATTTATATGATGAAGCCGTTAGCCAGAAAGTAAACTTTGCACCGGGAAGAATGTTTTCTCAATATAATCAGTACCAAAACTGTATGCGATTAAATTATGCTTTAGAATGGACAGACCGTGTAGAAAGCGATCTCGAAAAACTGGGAAAAATGATAAAAAACAGAATATAA
- a CDS encoding DUF5690 family protein — protein MARTINKKTLVTLNAAFAAFGVYFCMYGFRKPFTVASFEGLSYFGVDYKILIIIAQAVGYFISKFIGIKFISELKTGKRLNYLFSFIAISELSLLGFAVIPAPYNILFMFLNGIPLGMIWGIVFSYIEGRKTTEIIGLFLCSSFVVSSGFTKSVGKFLMDTFSVSEFWMPFSAGLIFIIPLLLFGILLERIPKPSEEDVMLKSKRQPLNGKERKALVQQFFVPIVCIIFLYICLTVLRDFRDNFNREIWDGLHFNFDSSIFTLTEIPIAIMVLLILSFMVKVKNNKKAFAYYHYILFSGILTVGLSTYLFQQNALSPFLWMTISGFGMYICYIPFNGIYFDRMIAAFNIKGNVGFLIYIVDSFGYLGSVLILLYKNFGSAQTSWLSFYISLNYIITITVLILSVVAFLSFKKKAKPNPNSNQYINFDTSKIL, from the coding sequence ATGGCCAGAACGATCAATAAAAAAACTCTAGTAACACTGAATGCCGCTTTTGCTGCCTTTGGGGTCTACTTCTGCATGTACGGTTTTAGAAAACCTTTTACTGTAGCTTCTTTTGAAGGGCTCTCCTATTTTGGAGTCGACTATAAGATACTGATTATCATCGCACAAGCTGTAGGCTATTTTATTTCTAAGTTTATCGGAATTAAATTTATCTCTGAATTAAAGACTGGAAAAAGGCTGAACTATCTGTTCTCATTTATCGCAATATCAGAGCTTTCTTTACTGGGTTTTGCCGTTATACCGGCTCCTTACAATATTCTCTTCATGTTTTTGAACGGTATTCCTTTGGGAATGATTTGGGGTATTGTTTTTTCCTACATTGAAGGCCGTAAAACAACAGAGATCATAGGGCTTTTCCTTTGCTCAAGTTTTGTGGTTTCTTCAGGATTCACCAAGTCGGTAGGAAAGTTTTTGATGGATACTTTTTCTGTTTCAGAATTCTGGATGCCATTTTCGGCAGGATTGATTTTTATTATTCCGTTACTTCTTTTCGGGATTCTTTTGGAAAGAATTCCTAAGCCTAGTGAAGAGGATGTTATGCTTAAGAGTAAAAGACAGCCCTTGAACGGAAAGGAAAGAAAAGCACTGGTTCAGCAGTTCTTTGTTCCAATAGTCTGCATTATTTTTCTTTACATCTGCCTGACTGTTTTAAGAGATTTCAGGGATAATTTCAACAGGGAAATCTGGGATGGGTTGCATTTTAATTTTGACAGTTCTATTTTTACTCTTACGGAAATTCCGATTGCCATCATGGTTCTCCTGATCCTTAGTTTCATGGTTAAAGTAAAAAATAATAAAAAGGCATTTGCTTACTATCATTACATCCTTTTTTCAGGAATTCTGACGGTGGGACTTTCTACTTATTTATTTCAACAAAATGCATTATCTCCATTTTTATGGATGACTATTTCAGGTTTTGGAATGTATATCTGCTATATTCCTTTTAATGGAATTTATTTTGACAGAATGATTGCAGCCTTTAATATCAAAGGAAATGTAGGCTTCCTGATCTATATTGTAGATTCTTTCGGATATCTGGGAAGCGTTTTGATCCTTCTTTATAAAAACTTCGGATCAGCTCAGACTTCCTGGCTTAGTTTTTATATCAGTTTGAATTATATTATCACCATCACTGTTCTTATACTTTCAGTGGTTGCTTTTCTGTCTTTCAAAAAAAAGGCAAAGCCCAATCCAAACTCTAACCAATACATCAATTTCGATACTTCGAAAATCTTATAA
- a CDS encoding TIGR03364 family FAD-dependent oxidoreductase — MTTKFDLLVVGGGILGTFHAYHALKKNLKVALLERSSVPQGATVRNFGQVVPSGMDLKWQNFGRESLTIYNELHTQADLTIRQNGSVYIASNDEELQLIEELYEINRNNNYESVLFSKSDCIKKFDGLRSDYCKGGLFFPQELSVDSADMIVKLHKLLQKKMGLQIIYNTTVVEAHENDQKCLAITADGEEYTASKIIICGGHEFKTLFPNVFNESDLEVSKLQMLQTKPQGIYSLQGNILTGLSIRRYESFSECPSFQKIKSLEDQNSFEKKFGVHILFKQALDGSVILGDSHEYADAKNADDLGFDLNMEIDEFMIHEAKKIIDLPTYEIQRRWFGVYSQCKTKDIFEYNPSPNIHIVTGIGGKGMTGSGGFSKFNIEKIYA; from the coding sequence ATGACAACAAAATTTGATTTACTCGTTGTAGGCGGCGGGATTTTAGGAACATTCCATGCTTATCATGCACTGAAGAAAAATCTTAAAGTAGCTTTACTGGAAAGAAGTTCTGTTCCTCAGGGGGCTACGGTAAGAAATTTCGGACAGGTCGTTCCTTCCGGGATGGATCTTAAATGGCAAAACTTCGGAAGAGAAAGTCTCACAATATATAATGAACTTCATACCCAGGCTGATCTTACTATCAGACAAAACGGATCTGTTTACATTGCTTCCAATGATGAAGAACTTCAGCTTATTGAAGAATTGTATGAGATCAACAGAAATAATAACTATGAATCGGTATTATTTTCCAAAAGTGATTGCATCAAGAAATTTGACGGTCTTCGTTCTGATTATTGTAAAGGAGGATTATTCTTCCCTCAGGAGCTTTCTGTAGATTCTGCAGATATGATTGTAAAGCTTCATAAACTATTACAGAAAAAAATGGGCTTACAGATCATTTATAATACAACTGTTGTTGAAGCCCATGAAAATGATCAGAAATGTTTAGCGATTACTGCTGATGGAGAAGAATATACCGCTTCCAAAATCATTATCTGCGGCGGACATGAATTCAAAACATTATTCCCTAATGTATTCAATGAAAGTGATTTGGAAGTGAGCAAACTTCAGATGCTTCAAACCAAACCTCAGGGAATTTATTCTCTCCAGGGAAACATTCTGACGGGACTCTCTATCAGGCGATATGAATCTTTCAGCGAATGCCCTTCTTTCCAGAAAATCAAATCGTTAGAAGATCAGAATTCGTTTGAGAAGAAATTTGGAGTTCATATCTTATTCAAGCAGGCATTGGACGGCTCCGTTATTCTTGGAGACTCTCATGAATATGCGGATGCTAAAAATGCTGATGATCTTGGTTTTGACCTTAATATGGAGATTGATGAGTTTATGATTCATGAAGCAAAGAAAATCATTGATCTTCCAACTTATGAAATCCAGAGAAGGTGGTTTGGAGTATATTCTCAGTGCAAAACAAAAGATATTTTTGAGTATAATCCCTCTCCTAATATTCATATTGTAACTGGTATTGGTGGAAAAGGGATGACAGGAAGTGGAGGTTTCTCCAAGTTTAACATAGAAAAAATTTACGCATAA
- a CDS encoding HAD-IA family hydrolase has product MKNIELLVLDMAGTTVDEDNVVYKTLTEAVNKHGYKVNLEQVLITCAGMEKLEAITSLLKEINGNEGDAVAIFENFSAKLKDAYQNLDVKPINGTEDFLLKMKGQHKKVVLNTGYTSEIAKQLLDKLQWKENIHFDALITADDVSESRPSPEMIYLAMKKFNISDPEKVLKAGDSVIDIEEGKNAGCGLTIAVLSGAQNREELEKAEPDYIFNTISEAVNIL; this is encoded by the coding sequence ATGAAAAATATAGAATTATTGGTTCTGGATATGGCCGGAACTACAGTAGATGAAGATAATGTAGTATATAAAACCTTAACAGAAGCCGTTAATAAACACGGCTATAAAGTTAATTTAGAACAAGTACTTATTACTTGTGCCGGAATGGAAAAACTGGAGGCTATCACCAGTTTATTAAAAGAAATCAATGGAAATGAAGGAGATGCTGTTGCTATTTTTGAAAACTTCTCCGCAAAATTAAAGGATGCCTATCAGAATCTTGATGTAAAACCTATCAACGGAACGGAAGATTTTCTTCTTAAAATGAAGGGCCAGCATAAAAAAGTGGTTCTCAACACTGGCTATACTTCTGAAATCGCAAAACAGCTTTTGGATAAGCTGCAATGGAAAGAAAATATACATTTTGATGCTTTAATTACGGCTGATGATGTTTCAGAAAGCAGACCAAGCCCGGAAATGATTTATCTGGCTATGAAAAAATTCAATATTTCTGACCCTGAAAAGGTTCTAAAAGCCGGAGATTCTGTGATTGATATTGAAGAAGGAAAAAATGCTGGATGCGGACTGACTATTGCGGTGCTTTCCGGAGCCCAAAACAGAGAGGAACTGGAAAAAGCGGAACCTGATTATATCTTCAATACGATTTCTGAAGCTGTAAATATTCTTTAA
- a CDS encoding LamG-like jellyroll fold domain-containing protein — MKTKLFSMVILMSCFLGAQTKKILFIGIDGCRADVMMSANTPNIQNLISQSIYSLDGLCAATTWSGNGWSTMLTGVWHTKHNVQDNNFTNPNYINYPDFISRAETYNPNLRTISLVNWAPINDKIIQKADIKSNLGTDLAVKNAAVNALQNDNPDILFVDFDDVDHAGHSYGFSSAVPQYVSSIQTTDAYVGEIVNAMKNRSTYHNEDWLVVLTTDHGATDSSHGGGSLSERDIFTIYSNPGFIPQQISKTVLESNKTFNQLNFPAGTYAKPANQTLFNFGANQDFTIEFWVKPNAAYSSDPVFLGNKNWASGKNKGIIFSGYSGQTFKMNIGDGTNRIDLTGGKVETNQWKHIAASFDRDGLVTLYEDGVPVTFAKMNTIGNIDSALPLTLNQDGTNAYGVNLAASYKDVRIWKSVLPNDVIVNWANQNITASHPYYSQLLAEWKCNETSGAVLTDSSPNANQMNIIGSPTYTANTSNSFKIYDYTSTTRETDHFATVLNWLCIPVPSSWGIDGVNRIPECSKGTLATEEVRETVNHFNVYPNPASTYVNIMYQSEDQIINTEIIDTKGSLISTKSLRSSNGNYNERINIEGLPSGMYFIKLSGSKKSLTKAFIKK, encoded by the coding sequence ATGAAAACAAAACTATTCTCAATGGTTATTCTAATGAGCTGTTTCCTTGGAGCTCAGACGAAAAAAATCCTCTTTATTGGTATCGACGGTTGTCGTGCAGATGTTATGATGTCTGCCAACACTCCTAACATCCAAAACCTCATCAGCCAGTCTATTTATTCTCTTGATGGGCTGTGTGCGGCCACAACCTGGAGCGGAAATGGCTGGAGCACCATGCTTACCGGTGTATGGCATACTAAGCACAATGTACAGGACAATAATTTCACCAACCCAAACTACATTAATTATCCTGACTTTATCTCAAGAGCAGAGACTTATAATCCCAATTTAAGAACAATCTCTCTTGTTAATTGGGCACCGATCAACGATAAAATTATACAAAAAGCAGATATAAAATCTAATCTGGGGACAGACCTTGCTGTAAAAAATGCGGCAGTAAATGCATTACAGAATGACAATCCGGATATTTTATTCGTTGATTTTGACGATGTAGACCATGCAGGACATTCTTATGGATTCTCTTCTGCTGTACCACAATATGTTTCTTCTATTCAGACTACAGATGCTTATGTTGGAGAGATTGTGAATGCCATGAAAAACAGATCTACCTACCATAATGAGGATTGGTTGGTTGTTTTAACAACAGATCATGGAGCAACAGATTCTTCTCATGGTGGCGGAAGCCTTTCTGAACGGGATATTTTCACTATTTATTCAAATCCTGGATTTATCCCTCAGCAGATCAGTAAAACCGTTCTGGAGTCCAATAAGACTTTTAATCAGCTTAATTTTCCAGCGGGAACCTATGCAAAACCTGCCAATCAAACTCTTTTTAATTTTGGAGCCAATCAGGATTTCACCATTGAATTCTGGGTAAAGCCTAATGCTGCCTATTCCAGTGATCCCGTATTTCTTGGAAATAAAAACTGGGCTAGTGGAAAAAACAAAGGAATTATCTTCTCTGGATACTCCGGGCAGACTTTTAAAATGAATATTGGAGATGGCACCAACCGAATTGATCTTACAGGCGGAAAAGTAGAAACCAACCAGTGGAAGCATATTGCTGCAAGCTTTGACAGAGATGGGTTGGTAACGTTATATGAAGATGGTGTTCCGGTAACTTTTGCAAAAATGAATACTATAGGAAATATAGATTCTGCTCTTCCACTAACCCTAAATCAGGATGGAACTAATGCTTATGGAGTGAATCTTGCGGCCTCTTACAAAGACGTGAGGATCTGGAAATCTGTTCTTCCCAATGACGTGATCGTGAACTGGGCCAACCAAAATATTACTGCTTCACATCCTTATTATTCTCAGTTGTTGGCAGAATGGAAATGTAATGAAACGTCAGGCGCTGTATTAACTGATTCCAGCCCAAATGCTAATCAGATGAATATCATAGGCTCCCCAACTTATACCGCCAACACCTCAAACAGTTTTAAAATTTATGATTATACCTCAACAACCCGAGAAACTGATCATTTTGCAACGGTCCTGAACTGGCTATGTATTCCGGTACCGTCTTCATGGGGAATTGATGGGGTAAACAGAATTCCTGAGTGCTCAAAAGGAACTTTGGCAACTGAAGAAGTAAGAGAAACAGTTAATCATTTTAATGTATATCCCAATCCTGCATCTACTTACGTAAATATAATGTATCAATCGGAAGATCAAATAATTAATACAGAAATTATTGATACCAAAGGGTCCCTTATTTCCACAAAAAGTTTACGTTCTTCCAATGGAAATTATAATGAGAGAATCAATATTGAAGGTCTTCCATCAGGAATGTATTTTATTAAACTCAGCGGAAGCAAAAAGTCACTGACCAAAGCCTTTATCAAGAAATAA